A window of the Bacillus sp. A301a_S52 genome harbors these coding sequences:
- a CDS encoding nitroreductase yields MNKKSQLAQTIRERRTIRDFKPDAVDLEDIKSLLNDAVWAPNHGFREPWRFILFHKEGRNVFAEAVSEGSTPEQREKYGEKMYDYYMLIPIHIVVVMSEDPRQKQWEEDFAATAALIQNFQLLAWEQGLGVVWKTNNYSWHPSFRERVGVKAGEKVVGTLHVGYIKTTPKAKARTEAEKKLTIVSEA; encoded by the coding sequence ATGAATAAGAAAAGCCAATTAGCACAGACAATACGTGAAAGGAGAACTATCCGAGACTTTAAGCCTGATGCTGTTGATTTGGAAGATATTAAAAGCTTATTGAATGATGCTGTGTGGGCACCAAATCATGGTTTTAGGGAGCCGTGGCGGTTTATTCTCTTTCATAAAGAGGGGAGAAACGTGTTTGCTGAAGCAGTGAGTGAAGGATCTACACCTGAACAGAGAGAGAAATACGGGGAAAAAATGTATGACTATTATATGTTAATCCCCATTCACATTGTCGTTGTTATGAGCGAAGATCCACGTCAAAAACAATGGGAAGAAGACTTTGCTGCTACGGCAGCACTTATTCAAAACTTTCAGCTTCTGGCATGGGAACAAGGGCTTGGAGTTGTTTGGAAAACGAATAATTACAGTTGGCATCCGAGTTTTCGTGAGCGTGTAGGCGTAAAAGCAGGGGAAAAAGTTGTTGGGACGCTACATGTAGGTTACATAAAAACGACTCCAAAAGCTAAGGCACGAACAGAAGCTGAGAAGAAGCTTACTATTGTTTCGGAAGCTTAA
- a CDS encoding PII family protein encodes MTNVKKDHKLLVTIIKKGKAKKIMKAAKGSGAEGGTILFGSGRGIREKAKVFGLDALYEKELVLNLVPSDILPSVLESITSEAKLNEKGQGIGFIIDIKKTIGIAHMTYEEKEKEDLNTMTDTVKHDGFDLIITIVNKGDASKVINASTNAGAEGGTVINGRGSGIHEKAKLLSIAIEPEKDVVLTLIKKSKTKDVLSALETDVRINDPGKGISFVLPIEQTIGIHHLMSDSPPNNK; translated from the coding sequence ATGACTAATGTAAAAAAAGACCATAAGCTCTTAGTGACGATTATTAAAAAAGGAAAAGCTAAAAAAATTATGAAAGCTGCTAAGGGATCTGGAGCAGAGGGTGGTACAATTTTGTTTGGCAGCGGACGCGGTATCCGAGAAAAAGCAAAAGTTTTCGGACTCGACGCCCTTTACGAAAAAGAACTAGTACTTAATCTTGTACCTAGCGATATATTGCCTTCAGTTCTCGAAAGTATTACCTCAGAAGCAAAATTAAATGAAAAAGGGCAAGGTATTGGGTTTATTATTGACATTAAAAAAACGATTGGTATTGCTCACATGACATATGAAGAGAAGGAAAAGGAGGATCTTAACACAATGACAGACACAGTTAAACATGATGGATTTGACCTCATTATCACGATCGTTAATAAAGGAGATGCAAGTAAAGTCATTAATGCTTCTACTAATGCTGGCGCTGAAGGTGGAACGGTCATTAATGGGCGTGGAAGTGGCATTCATGAAAAAGCTAAACTATTATCTATTGCTATTGAACCGGAGAAAGATGTCGTACTAACCCTGATTAAAAAATCTAAGACAAAAGACGTCTTATCAGCACTAGAAACAGATGTGAGAATTAATGATCCTGGAAAAGGTATTTCTTTTGTACTTCCAATTGAGCAAACAATCGGTATTCATCATTTAATGAGTGATTCACCACCTAATAATAAGTAA
- a CDS encoding DUF1538 domain-containing protein gives MIGALFENIDHVIIEVAMAVVPLLIFFLVFQFFFLKLDKSKLKNIFIGLFFTFVGLVLFLQGVEVGFFPAGEAIGELLGERENTIILLPFLGFLFGLVATFAEPAIRILNYEVEKVTSGSISKNVMLITLSLGVGVSIALSMLRIVIGFPLWWLLIPGYALAIFLLFISKDRFISIAFDAGGVATGPMTVTFIMAIAVGVASVTEGRDPLMDGFGMIALVALTPILSVLILGLIYQQKERLDND, from the coding sequence ATGATAGGTGCCCTGTTTGAAAATATTGATCACGTTATAATAGAAGTTGCAATGGCAGTAGTACCACTACTCATTTTTTTCCTCGTGTTTCAATTTTTCTTTTTAAAATTAGATAAAAGTAAATTAAAGAATATTTTCATCGGCTTATTTTTTACATTTGTGGGCCTTGTATTATTTTTACAAGGGGTAGAAGTTGGCTTCTTCCCTGCTGGTGAAGCGATTGGTGAATTGTTAGGAGAACGTGAAAACACAATTATTCTCTTACCTTTTCTTGGGTTTCTTTTCGGATTGGTAGCGACCTTTGCTGAACCAGCAATTCGTATCTTAAATTATGAAGTAGAAAAGGTGACATCTGGCTCTATTTCGAAAAATGTCATGCTTATAACGTTATCGTTGGGTGTTGGTGTCTCAATTGCGCTATCCATGTTAAGAATCGTCATCGGTTTTCCGTTATGGTGGCTACTCATTCCCGGTTATGCGCTAGCTATTTTTCTACTGTTCATCTCGAAAGACCGATTCATTTCTATTGCTTTTGACGCAGGAGGAGTCGCCACTGGCCCCATGACAGTCACGTTTATTATGGCGATTGCAGTTGGTGTTGCCTCTGTTACTGAAGGGCGTGACCCGTTAATGGACGGCTTTGGAATGATTGCTCTCGTCGCCCTAACACCAATTTTATCTGTACTTATACTAGGGCTGATATATCAACAAAAGGAGCGATTGGATAATGACTAA
- a CDS encoding DUF1538 domain-containing protein, translated as MRDVIEQLKEVVMAILPMALLIIILQYTVIGLPTDLFIRFLAGVVMVGLGLFLFLVGVHIGLLPIGELIGSTLPKTNKPWLILITGFILGFVVTVAEPDVRVLASQIAQVSEDEISNLTLVYSVAIGVGIFVTVAMARTIFSIPLKYLLVGGYSIVFILALFTPQSYLPISFDAGGVTTGPMTVPFILALGVGVASVLQGKSSTSDGFGLVALASIGPIISVMILGVIFG; from the coding sequence ATGAGAGACGTGATTGAGCAGCTCAAGGAGGTAGTGATGGCTATCCTTCCGATGGCACTATTAATTATTATTTTACAATATACTGTAATCGGTTTGCCTACTGACCTTTTTATTCGATTTCTTGCTGGTGTTGTCATGGTCGGCCTCGGCTTATTTCTTTTTCTCGTAGGAGTACATATCGGACTTTTACCTATCGGGGAATTAATCGGTTCTACCTTACCTAAAACAAACAAACCGTGGCTTATTCTCATTACCGGCTTCATTCTCGGATTCGTTGTCACAGTAGCTGAGCCAGATGTTCGTGTGCTTGCCTCTCAAATTGCCCAAGTATCAGAAGATGAAATTTCCAACTTAACACTCGTTTATTCCGTTGCTATCGGAGTAGGGATATTTGTGACTGTGGCAATGGCAAGGACGATCTTTAGTATTCCGCTAAAATATTTATTAGTGGGCGGCTACAGCATCGTTTTTATCCTTGCACTCTTTACTCCTCAAAGTTATTTACCTATCTCTTTTGACGCTGGAGGTGTCACGACTGGCCCTATGACAGTGCCTTTCATATTAGCTCTCGGAGTCGGAGTCGCCTCTGTCCTGCAAGGCAAGTCCTCTACTAGTGACGGTTTTGGCCTTGTTGCTTTAGCATCCATTGGGCCAATTATTTCAGTCATGATTTTAGGAGTGATTTTTGGATGA
- a CDS encoding peptide chain release factor 3 — translation MSVDTPRRTFAIISHPDAGKTTLTEKLLLLGGGIRSAGTVKGKKSGKYATSDWMEIEKQRGISVTSSVMQLLYKDVQINILDTPGHQDFSEDTYRTLTAVDTAVMVIDSVKGIEAQTLKLFKVCRMRGIPILTFINKLDREGKEPLDLLSEIEETLEMETYPMNWPVGMGKRLKGIYSLSDDTIEKYNDLHEREITPLADDKSLADYERETLEEETLLLEEAGNEFSIEKVRNGALTPVFFGSALANFGVQSFLDQFVKLAAPPQPRKASGEFIDPERQAFSGFIFKIQANMNPNHRDRIAFLRVCSGKFDRGMEVTLSRTGKKMKLNQSHSFFASDRETVDTAMPGDIVGIYDSGNFQVGDTIVGGGELLQYEEMPQFPPEKFAKITAKNALKHKQYHKGIEQLVQEGTIQLYKTPYFEDYIIGAVGELQFQVFEYRMKNEYKVDIEFNHMTHELARWITKGSVSDDMTDSRKMLVNDQQGRSVLLFENDFALRWFTDKHPDIELSSGWDILE, via the coding sequence ATGTCTGTGGATACACCAAGACGAACGTTCGCTATTATTTCTCACCCGGATGCCGGTAAAACAACACTTACTGAGAAACTTCTTCTCCTTGGGGGCGGTATACGAAGTGCAGGAACTGTGAAAGGTAAAAAATCAGGAAAGTACGCCACATCCGATTGGATGGAAATCGAGAAACAACGTGGGATTTCAGTCACTTCTAGTGTGATGCAATTATTATATAAAGACGTCCAAATCAACATTCTTGATACACCAGGACACCAAGATTTTAGTGAAGATACTTATCGTACTCTCACAGCCGTTGATACAGCAGTTATGGTCATTGATAGTGTAAAAGGAATTGAAGCACAAACATTGAAACTGTTTAAAGTTTGTCGAATGCGTGGGATTCCAATCTTAACGTTTATTAATAAACTTGACCGAGAAGGTAAGGAACCTCTTGATCTCCTATCAGAAATTGAGGAGACACTTGAGATGGAAACATATCCAATGAATTGGCCAGTCGGTATGGGTAAACGGTTAAAAGGCATATATAGCCTTTCTGATGATACGATTGAAAAATATAATGACTTACACGAGAGAGAGATTACGCCCCTCGCTGATGATAAGTCATTAGCTGATTATGAACGTGAAACATTAGAAGAGGAAACCCTTCTACTTGAAGAGGCAGGAAATGAATTTTCTATAGAAAAAGTTCGAAACGGGGCATTAACACCGGTCTTCTTCGGAAGTGCTCTCGCCAATTTTGGTGTACAGTCATTTCTCGATCAATTCGTTAAGCTTGCTGCCCCTCCTCAGCCCAGAAAAGCATCGGGAGAATTTATCGATCCCGAACGTCAAGCGTTCTCTGGATTCATCTTTAAGATACAAGCCAATATGAACCCGAACCATCGTGACCGCATTGCTTTTCTCCGTGTATGTTCAGGTAAATTTGATCGTGGAATGGAAGTGACCCTTTCACGTACAGGTAAGAAAATGAAACTGAATCAGTCTCACTCCTTTTTTGCATCTGATAGGGAAACGGTGGATACAGCCATGCCAGGCGATATTGTAGGTATCTATGATTCAGGTAACTTTCAAGTGGGTGATACTATCGTAGGTGGTGGGGAACTTCTTCAATATGAAGAAATGCCACAATTCCCACCTGAAAAATTTGCAAAAATAACAGCTAAAAATGCTCTTAAACATAAACAATACCATAAAGGAATTGAGCAACTCGTCCAAGAAGGGACCATACAGCTTTATAAAACACCTTACTTTGAAGATTATATTATCGGTGCAGTAGGCGAACTTCAGTTCCAGGTTTTTGAATATCGTATGAAAAATGAATACAAAGTGGATATCGAATTCAATCATATGACACACGAGCTTGCTCGTTGGATAACGAAGGGTTCCGTCTCCGATGACATGACAGATAGCAGGAAAATGCTTGTTAATGATCAACAAGGACGATCCGTCTTATTATTTGAAAACGATTTTGCCTTACGTTGGTTTACTGACAAACACCCAGATATTGAGTTATCTTCAGGCTGGGACATCCTTGAATAA
- a CDS encoding YjcZ family sporulation protein, which produces MSHYPPHDCKKGHGEGFVLLVVLFILLVIIGTAYVC; this is translated from the coding sequence ATGTCTCATTACCCACCACATGATTGTAAAAAGGGACATGGGGAAGGGTTTGTGTTGCTCGTGGTTCTTTTTATTTTACTCGTCATTATTGGTACGGCTTACGTTTGTTAG
- the leuD gene encoding 3-isopropylmalate dehydratase small subunit, with protein MEPIKQHTGKVYPLNRSNIDTDQIIPKQFLKRIERQGFGQFLFYNWRFDENGKPREDFSLNHPIYKGASILVSGENFGCGSSREHAPWAIQDYGFRIVIAPSYADIFYSNCGKNGILAIQLPEEKVTELVTNAEGVEYNLTVDLESQIITDNNGFLATFELASYLKEMLLNGWDEIAVTLTHQDKISSFEKTHG; from the coding sequence ATGGAACCTATAAAACAGCATACCGGAAAAGTCTATCCTTTAAATCGGTCTAACATCGATACAGATCAAATTATTCCAAAACAATTCTTAAAAAGAATTGAACGGCAAGGATTTGGACAATTTTTATTTTATAACTGGCGCTTTGACGAAAATGGTAAACCACGCGAAGACTTTTCATTAAATCATCCTATTTATAAAGGGGCTTCTATCCTTGTATCGGGGGAAAACTTTGGCTGTGGCTCTTCAAGAGAACATGCCCCGTGGGCTATTCAGGATTACGGTTTTAGAATCGTTATTGCCCCTAGTTACGCCGATATTTTTTACAGCAACTGTGGGAAAAATGGTATTTTAGCCATTCAACTGCCTGAAGAAAAAGTAACTGAACTTGTCACTAACGCTGAGGGTGTCGAGTACAATCTGACTGTCGATTTAGAAAGCCAAATCATAACTGATAACAACGGTTTCCTTGCAACCTTTGAATTAGCTAGCTATTTAAAGGAGATGTTGTTAAATGGATGGGATGAAATCGCCGTAACATTAACGCATCAAGATAAAATTAGCTCGTTTGAGAAAACTCACGGATAA
- the leuC gene encoding 3-isopropylmalate dehydratase large subunit — translation MSEPKTIVEKIWQDHVVHREENKPDLLYIDLQLVHEVTSPQAFEGLRMKNRKVRRPDRTFATMDHNVPTIARHIINDPISKKQMETLKKNCEEFGVSLADIDHPDQGIVHVIGPELGLTQPGKTIVCGDSHTSTHGAFGALAFGIGTSEVEHVLATQTLWQAPPKTMNVKVNGRLSPAVTAKDLILAIIAKFGVKFGTGYVLEYTGDAIENLTMEERMTICNMSIEAGARAGLISPDDTTFNYLKGRRHVPKGESFDKAVAYWKSLKTDEGAYYDATVEIEAHEVEPQVTWGTNPSMCIPISGQVPSPEDAQSPSEKEEIERALDYMGLEANQPISSVTIDHVFIGSCTNSRLSDLRRAAKIIEGRKVHSSVKAMVVPGSQTVKKAAEDEGLDKIFTEAGFEWRDAGCSMCLAMNDDIVPAGERCASTSNRNFEGRQGTGARTHLVCPEMAAAAAVEGHFVDVRNYLATPV, via the coding sequence ATGTCAGAACCCAAAACAATTGTAGAAAAAATTTGGCAAGATCATGTTGTTCATCGCGAAGAGAACAAACCTGATTTGTTATACATTGACTTACAGCTCGTGCACGAAGTGACATCACCTCAAGCTTTCGAAGGACTTCGCATGAAAAACCGTAAAGTACGGAGACCAGATCGTACATTCGCTACTATGGACCATAATGTCCCTACTATCGCTCGGCATATTATTAATGATCCTATTTCCAAAAAACAAATGGAAACATTAAAGAAAAACTGTGAAGAGTTCGGTGTATCTTTAGCCGATATCGATCACCCAGATCAAGGGATTGTACACGTTATTGGACCAGAGCTCGGTTTAACACAACCTGGAAAAACAATCGTTTGTGGTGATAGTCATACGTCTACACACGGGGCATTTGGTGCATTAGCATTCGGTATTGGAACGAGCGAAGTAGAACACGTCCTTGCCACTCAAACGTTGTGGCAAGCACCTCCAAAAACGATGAATGTGAAAGTAAACGGTCGCCTTAGTCCAGCTGTGACCGCCAAAGATTTAATACTGGCTATTATCGCAAAATTTGGTGTTAAATTCGGCACGGGATACGTATTAGAATATACAGGTGACGCGATCGAAAACTTGACGATGGAAGAACGGATGACCATCTGTAATATGTCGATTGAAGCAGGTGCTCGTGCAGGTTTAATCAGTCCGGATGACACAACATTTAACTATTTGAAAGGACGTCGTCACGTCCCCAAAGGAGAATCTTTCGATAAAGCTGTTGCTTATTGGAAATCTCTCAAAACCGATGAAGGCGCCTATTACGATGCTACAGTGGAAATTGAGGCTCATGAAGTAGAACCACAAGTAACATGGGGGACAAACCCTAGTATGTGTATTCCTATAAGTGGTCAAGTTCCTTCTCCAGAAGATGCTCAATCCCCTTCTGAAAAAGAAGAAATTGAACGAGCACTTGACTACATGGGACTTGAAGCTAACCAACCTATTTCTTCTGTGACAATCGATCATGTTTTTATTGGTTCATGTACAAACTCACGATTAAGTGATTTGAGAAGAGCTGCTAAAATAATTGAAGGTAGAAAAGTTCACTCTTCTGTCAAAGCCATGGTTGTACCTGGTTCACAGACAGTTAAAAAAGCTGCCGAAGACGAAGGATTGGACAAAATTTTTACTGAAGCGGGCTTTGAATGGCGTGACGCAGGCTGTAGTATGTGTCTTGCGATGAATGATGATATTGTACCTGCAGGTGAAAGGTGTGCATCCACATCTAACCGAAATTTTGAAGGCCGACAAGGTACAGGGGCGAGAACTCACCTCGTATGTCCTGAAATGGCTGCGGCTGCTGCGGTCGAAGGACATTTTGTGGATGTAAGAAACTATCTCGCCACACCTGTTTAA
- the leuB gene encoding 3-isopropylmalate dehydrogenase: MTKKIVLLPGDGIGTEVIDSAKQVLEAIAEEYNHTFSFDTHAIGGSAIDEHGTPLPDETTAACKSADAVLLGAVGGPKWDQNPSHLRPEKGLLGIRKELDLFANLRPIQGFDNLLHASPLKEEVVKGSDLLIVRELTGGLYFGTPSERRNNGLSVVDTLAYERAEIERIVEKAFQAASIRRKHLTSVDKANVLESSKLWREVVEEKKANYPDVTVEHMLVDAAAMRLITNPSHFDVIVTENMFGDILSDEASVLTGSLGMLPSASLREDSFGLYEPVHGSAPDIAGQGIANPLAMILSAALLLRHSFNLDNEARIVESAVQNVLAQGYHTGDLNIIDGQKVGTEKMTKYVVDYIKSNSATNSIMSCYA; the protein is encoded by the coding sequence ATGACTAAAAAAATTGTCCTTCTGCCCGGCGACGGAATCGGCACAGAAGTAATTGATTCAGCTAAGCAAGTGCTTGAAGCCATTGCAGAGGAATACAATCATACATTTTCCTTTGACACACATGCAATTGGAGGCAGTGCTATAGATGAGCATGGAACACCTCTTCCTGATGAAACAACTGCCGCCTGTAAATCCGCTGATGCTGTTTTACTAGGGGCTGTTGGTGGACCAAAATGGGATCAAAACCCTTCCCATCTCCGCCCAGAGAAAGGGCTGCTAGGTATTCGCAAAGAACTTGATTTATTTGCCAATTTACGCCCTATTCAAGGCTTCGATAATCTTTTACACGCTTCACCGTTAAAAGAAGAGGTTGTAAAAGGAAGTGACCTACTTATCGTCCGTGAGTTGACAGGTGGTTTATACTTTGGTACACCGAGTGAACGTCGAAATAATGGTCTCTCTGTCGTAGACACCCTTGCTTATGAACGTGCTGAAATTGAACGTATCGTTGAGAAAGCATTTCAAGCGGCCAGCATTAGACGTAAGCATTTAACATCAGTTGATAAAGCAAATGTCCTTGAATCGAGTAAATTATGGCGTGAAGTTGTCGAAGAGAAAAAAGCAAATTACCCAGATGTCACGGTTGAACATATGCTCGTTGATGCAGCTGCTATGCGGCTTATTACAAACCCTTCACACTTTGATGTGATCGTCACAGAAAACATGTTCGGAGATATTTTAAGTGATGAAGCTTCCGTCCTTACTGGTTCACTTGGCATGTTGCCCTCTGCCAGCTTAAGAGAAGACAGCTTTGGTCTTTATGAACCTGTCCATGGTTCAGCGCCTGACATCGCTGGTCAAGGCATCGCTAATCCCCTCGCGATGATTTTATCGGCCGCTCTTCTATTACGTCATTCATTTAATCTAGATAATGAAGCACGTATTGTCGAATCAGCAGTACAAAATGTCTTAGCACAAGGATATCATACTGGTGATCTGAATATCATTGACGGTCAAAAAGTCGGCACCGAAAAAATGACTAAATATGTCGTAGATTATATAAAATCAAATAGTGCCACGAACAGCATCATGAGCTGTTATGCGTGA